A part of Dreissena polymorpha isolate Duluth1 chromosome 13, UMN_Dpol_1.0, whole genome shotgun sequence genomic DNA contains:
- the LOC127855863 gene encoding FMRFamide-activated amiloride-sensitive sodium channel-like, which translates to MQLITRYISLSPGPSRKKQKQASALRIMTELGSESSAHGLAKIASSASKKRKVIWSFLVILGFTAATVQLSFIVSKFLAYQVVEVSQMKEGMPVEFPSVTLCNIATVSLTKINELINQNATDIMPWLTFIKNTNFGDHDERMDSHQAFYENLPEVAQAIGHSIDNFVISCRFNARECSAANFSLYFDGKNYYNCYTFNSGYDAVEKQPKKEKLLMHTTGPQNGLSVILSLENDNPPAGAYGLYDVKNHIAFSGGVRAHVHAPNTMPSPADHGFDVPPGYSTSVGLNAILHSRLPNPYGNCTCSNIEGDRSYLNTIFSCLQLCKQRILVQRCGCKTAALPMYKETDPKKQNLPFCGAIKNWRNTEAFLKNSSVEQYTMKCEEDLLNYLNNDRSYENTCNCFQPCDETSYQKHISQSYWPLEFYQLDALRNLYQNITISSILIREVSEKLNNLQARFEQYMQENRKEEYNQTDLDTLIRASTIVRQNLIRLNIYLEDLSVVEFKQMPAYELADLFADIGGTLGLWMGISVLTIMELVELLIRVSMLLCDSESGSLNGASAGDPREDQEYAELNPHQHVKQKAPLPI; encoded by the coding sequence ATGCAACTAATTACAAGATATATTTCATTAAGCCCGGGGCCAAGTCGGAAGAAGCAGAAGCAAGCCTCCGCCCTGAGAATCATGACCGAGCTTGGATCCGAGAGTAGTGCTCACGGACTGGCAAAGATTGCGTCTTCAGCGTCGAAAAAACGCAAGGTCATTTGGTCGTTTCTGGTCATACTAGGTTTCACTGCCGCTACCGTGCAACTGTCTTTCATTGTCTCAAAGTTTCTGGCGTATCAAGTGGTAGAGGTGTCTCAAATGAAGGAAGGAATGCCAGTAGAGTTTCCATCAGTGACCTTGTGTAACATAGCAACCGTCTCCTTGACTAAGATCAATGAACTTATCAACCAAAATGCCACGGACATAATGCCCTGGCTTACGTTTATTAAGAACACAAACTTTGGAGACCATGATGAGCGTATGGATTCACACCAAGCCTTTTACGAGAACCTGCCAGAGGTTGCCCAAGCTATTGGTCACAGTATAGACAACTTTGTTATCAGCTGCCGGTTCAACGCAAGGGAATGTAGCGCGGCCAATTTTAGTTTGTACTTTGATGGCAAGAATTACTACAACTGCTACACCTTCAATAGCGGCTATGATGCGGTAGAGAAACAACCGAAAAAGGAAAAACTGCTTATGCATACCACCGGACCACAAAATGGACTGTCTGTGATATTATCGCTCGAAAATGATAATCCACCGGCCGGCGCTTATGGACTGTATGATGTGAAAAACCATATTGCCTTCAGTGGCGGGGTTCGAGCCCATGTGCATGCCCCTAACACTATGCCTAGCCCAGCCGATCACGGATTCGATGTTCCACCTGGTTATTCAACCTCTGTAGGTCTCAACGCTATACTGCATTCTAGACTTCCCAATCCTTATGGCAATTGTACGTGTAGCAACATAGAAGGGGACCGTTCATACTTGAACACAATCTTCAGCTGCCTTCAGCTGTGCAAACAAAGAATTTTGGTACAAAGGTGTGGGTGCAAAACAGCCGCCTTGCCAATGTATAAAGAAACAGATCCAAAAAAGCAAAATTTACCATTTTGTGGGGCTATTAAAAACTGGCGCAACACCGAAGCGTTCTTGAAAAACTCAAGTGTTGAACAGTATACAATGAAGTGCGAAGAGGATTTGCTAAACTACCTGAACAATGACAGAAGCTATGAGAACACATGCAACTGCTTTCAACCTTGTGATGAAACCTCGTATCAAAAACATATATCTCAATCGTACTGGCCCCTTGAATTCTATCAGTTAGACGCTTTGCGAAATTTATACCAAAACATCACAATCAGCTCGATTCTCATCAGAGAGGTATCTGAAAAACTTAATAATCTACAAGCACGGTTTGAACAATACATGCAGGAAAATAGAAAAGAAGAATACAACCAGACTGATCTCGACACGTTAATAAGAGCATCCACAATCGTACGGCAAAATTTAATCCGATTGAATATCTACCTAGAAGACCTGAGTGTTGTGGAATTCAAGCAAATGCCCGCGTATGAGCTGGCAGATTTGTTCGCGGACATCGGAGGAACTCTTGGCCTCTGGATGGGCATTTCTGTGCTGACCATTATGGAGCTTGTGGAGCTGCTTATTAGAGTCTCAATGCTGCTGTGCGACTCCGAATCCGGGTCTTTGAACGGTGCGAGTGCGGGCGACCCCCGAGAAGACCAAGAGTATGCTGAGCTGAATCCACACCAGCATGTCAAACAAAAAGCACCGTTGCCAATATGA
- the LOC127855096 gene encoding DNA replication complex GINS protein PSF3-like, producing the protein MSLDALENYYDLDDIISTNEKIPCKIEIPIYRLGYLDSSSVNEHLTPGSKLEFPFWMARSLCSRKRHMVSVEMPKQYREAYREILTADASVVDLHKLGPYYFSFGIHMLKFELPESPDVAKILVKSFQQRFRKVMDSSQNCYNEDTSKLTDKLDESEILLFRAGQHGLNEFVRWETRQTEKLTTSEMVKNHRKRKRAIMEDIG; encoded by the exons ATGTCATTGGATGCGTTAGAGAACTACTATGACTTAGATGACATTATTTCAACTAATGAAAAGATCCCTTGCAAAATTGAAATTCCCATATACAGACTCG GTTATCTGGATTCCAGTTCAGTGAATGAGCACCTTACACCTGGGTCTAAGCTTGAGTTCCCTTTCTGGATGGCTCGCTCACTTTGCAGCCGTAAACGCCACATGGTCAGCGTGGAGATGCCCAAGCAGTATCG GGAGGCATATCGTGAAATATTGACAGCCGATGCCTCTGTGGTTGATCTACACAAGCTTGGACCGTACTACTTTAGCTTTGGTATCCACATGCTGAAGTTTGAGCTTCCAGAATCACCTGATGTTGCAAAGATACTAGTAAAG TCATTCCAGCAAAGGTTCCGTAAGGTAATGGACTCCTCCCAAAACTGCTACAATGAAGACACATCTAAGCTCACAGATAAGCTGGATGAATCTGAGATACTTTTGTTTCGGGCTGGTCAACACGGTCTCAATGAGTTTGTAAGGTGGGAAACAAGACAGACCGAGAAGCTGACCACGTCGGAAATGGTGAAAAATCATCGCAAACGGAAGCGTGCCATAATGGAAGATATTGGATGA